AATCTGGCTTTTATATTTTTTGCCGATTATATCGAAATGTACGGTTTAGATGATTTTAAAACTTCGACGAAAGCCTTTGTTTCTATAACTCAGTTTATAAGCTGTGAATTTGCCGTTCGTCCTTTTATTTTAAAATTTAAAGAAAAAATGATTGACGAAATGACAAGATGGTCTTTACACGAAAATCATCATGTTCGAAGATTAGCAAGTGAAGGCTCAAGACCAAGATTGCCGTGGGCAATGGCGATTCCGTTTCTCAAAAAAGATCCTTCTTCTATTCTACCGATTTTAGAAAATCTAAAAAATGATCCGTCAGAATATGTCCGAAGAAGTGTAGCTAATAACCTGAATGATATTGTAAAAGATAATCCTCAGATTGTTCTTGAAATTGCTTCAAGATGGAAAAGTCACTCCAAAGAAACAGACGGAATTATCAAACATGGTTGCCGAACTTTACTGAAACAAGGTCATCCAGAAATTTTAAATCATTATGGTTTAGCCAGCACGAATATTGAACTTTCATCTTTCGAAATCAAAACACCTAAAGTAAAAATTGGAGATTATCTTCAGTTTCATTTTCATTTAAATAATAAAAACGAAGAACCAAAAACCGTTCGTTTAGAATATGCTGTTCATTACAAAAAAGCAAAAGGACATTTGGCGAAAAAAGTTTTTAAAATCAGCGAAAAAATCTATCATCCAAATCAATTAACGAAGATTGAAAGAAACCAGTCTTTCAAATTGATTACGACACGTGTTTTTCATACCGGAATTCATCAGTTGTCGATTATCATTAATGGGACGGAGAGTGAGGTTTTGGAGTTTGAGTTGATTGATTAATCTTTCAAAAAAGTCAGCATTATTCTTTTACGCCAATTTCATCAATTGATTTAGTATCTAGTTTTTTCTCTCTAATTAATTTTAAACTTAATTTAATTAAAAAGAATGAAACAAGAAGATAAAGTAATAGACAAGTAACAAATCCAATTGCATATCCTGGCGCACCTACAACGCCGTTTTCAAATTTTTTCTTGCAATTTTCAAATTGTATTGGAAATGCATAAAAAGCAGGAAAACAAAGTAAAATTGTAAATAGTAATATTATAGTGCCCGTTATTTTTTTTATTATTTTCATCTATATTTTGAGTTCAAAATTGAAATAGATATTTATTTTTTCAAATATATCTTTTTCTTTTTTAAATGCATTCAAATTTAATCTTAACAACAAAACAACTTCGTAAGTTTTCCTTATTTTTATAACACAAAAACAAAAAACAACTTTTCTTAATCTAAATTAAGTTACAGACAAGCATTACAACTGTAATTTTGTTTTTAAATCAAAACAATACCACATGTCAAATATCAGTTTAATTATCGAAGAACGCGCTGCCAATATTGGCAATTTTATGGTTGGGCGATTATTGCCTTTCCGCGAAAAAAGAGCCGTTGGCCCATTTGTATTTATCGACCATATGGGACCGGCACATTTAAGTGACCATGAAAATATGGATGTTCCTCCACATCCTCATATCGGACTTTCTACACTTACTTTTTTGTTTGAGGGAAGTATAATGCATCGCGACAGTTTAGGAACAGAATTAGAAATAAAGCCTGGCGCAGTGAACTGGATGACAGCCGGAAAAGGAATCGTACATTCTGAAAGAACTCCAGAATATTTAAGACATTCAGATAAAATGCTTCACGGATTACAGATTTGGGTAGCACTCCCGAAAGAATTGGAACAAATGGATCCGAATTTTACACATGTTGAAGCGCAAGATATTCCGGCTTGGGAAGAAAATGGTGTTTCATACAAATTGATTGCCGGCGAAGCTTTCGGAAAAAAATCTCCGGTTCCTGTTTATAGTCCGTTGTATTTTATTGAAATTAAAAGCACTGAAGCTTCGAAAATCAATATTGGAAAAGATTTATTTGGCGAAAGCGGTTTGTATATTTTAGAAGGAAGCATCAAAAGCGGAGAACACGTTTATGATCCGAAACAAATTCTAATTACAAACGACAGCACACTTTGCGAATTTGAGATTGCAGAAAATTCTACCGTTTATATTTTTGGCGGACAACCGTTCCCAGAAGAACATTTTATTTTTTGGAACTTTGTTTCATCTGATAAAAACCTCATCGAAAAAGCCAAACAAGACTGGACAGCACAGACTTTTCCAAAAGTTCCAGGCGAAACAGAATTTGTACCCTTACCAGAACCAAGAATGAAATAATTATGGATACAGTTAAAGCTACAATCGATACAAGAAAATATCGTACAGAAATAACATCTAAAACGGGAAATATCCTTATTTCGGATGAACCGCAGGAAATAGGCGGGAAAAATTTAGGTTTTAGTCCGTTTGAACTTTTGGCTTCTTCCCTCGCCTCGTGTACTTTAATTACATTACGAATGTATATTGACCGCAAAGCCTGGGACGTGTCTGAACTTAGTATCTGGGTCGATTTTGAAAAAAATGAAGAACATGCCGTTTCTTTGTTTTCAACAAAAATTCTAATTACCGGAAATGTAGACGCGACACAAAAAGAACGCATTTTGAAAATTGCCAACAGCTGTCCTGTTCATAAAACACTTAAAAACACTATTAAAATCGAAACTTCATTAGTATAAATAATTATGGAAATTCAACAAACAAACGATACAAAAAGAGGCTCTTTTGATGCCATAGAAGACGGAAAAGAAGCTGGAAAAATGACCTATACTTGGGCTGGAGATTCGAAATTCATCATCGATCATACCGAAGTAAATCCAGATTTTAACGGAAAAGGTGTTGGTAAAAAACTGGTTTTAGCCTCCGTAGAGTATGCAAGAGCCAATAATGTAAAAATTATTCCGCTTTGTCCTTTCGCGAAAAGCGTTTTTGATAAGGTTGAAGAAATTCATGATGTACTTTCTTCTTAAGGGACAAAGGTTTATTTGTAGAGACGCACTGCTGTGCGTCTTTTTTATTTAATTGCTATTAATCATTTATTCTAAACTTTGCTCCTTTGTTACTTTGCAACTTTGAACCTCAAAAAAAAATCTTACATTTGCATGTAATTTAAACTTAGAGTATGACAAGGATAATTACGCTTTTCTGTATTTTTATAACAC
This portion of the Flavobacterium gelatinilyticum genome encodes:
- a CDS encoding OsmC family protein; the protein is MDTVKATIDTRKYRTEITSKTGNILISDEPQEIGGKNLGFSPFELLASSLASCTLITLRMYIDRKAWDVSELSIWVDFEKNEEHAVSLFSTKILITGNVDATQKERILKIANSCPVHKTLKNTIKIETSLV
- a CDS encoding GNAT family N-acetyltransferase, coding for MEIQQTNDTKRGSFDAIEDGKEAGKMTYTWAGDSKFIIDHTEVNPDFNGKGVGKKLVLASVEYARANNVKIIPLCPFAKSVFDKVEEIHDVLSS
- a CDS encoding pirin family protein — translated: MSNISLIIEERAANIGNFMVGRLLPFREKRAVGPFVFIDHMGPAHLSDHENMDVPPHPHIGLSTLTFLFEGSIMHRDSLGTELEIKPGAVNWMTAGKGIVHSERTPEYLRHSDKMLHGLQIWVALPKELEQMDPNFTHVEAQDIPAWEENGVSYKLIAGEAFGKKSPVPVYSPLYFIEIKSTEASKINIGKDLFGESGLYILEGSIKSGEHVYDPKQILITNDSTLCEFEIAENSTVYIFGGQPFPEEHFIFWNFVSSDKNLIEKAKQDWTAQTFPKVPGETEFVPLPEPRMK
- a CDS encoding DNA alkylation repair protein, with the translated sequence MGLIKDIYSVSFYEKFGQAVAEVHPAFDKQKFIEAIYEGDFAQKEWKERMKHTTAVLHQFMPQDFAEATALIDKIIKNLKKNSFTEGNLAFIFFADYIEMYGLDDFKTSTKAFVSITQFISCEFAVRPFILKFKEKMIDEMTRWSLHENHHVRRLASEGSRPRLPWAMAIPFLKKDPSSILPILENLKNDPSEYVRRSVANNLNDIVKDNPQIVLEIASRWKSHSKETDGIIKHGCRTLLKQGHPEILNHYGLASTNIELSSFEIKTPKVKIGDYLQFHFHLNNKNEEPKTVRLEYAVHYKKAKGHLAKKVFKISEKIYHPNQLTKIERNQSFKLITTRVFHTGIHQLSIIINGTESEVLEFELID